A single region of the Phaenicophaeus curvirostris isolate KB17595 chromosome 4, BPBGC_Pcur_1.0, whole genome shotgun sequence genome encodes:
- the LOC138720357 gene encoding transmembrane emp24 domain-containing protein 11-like: protein MKSQLIGFLMNFWASFSLALYFHSGEREEKCIIEDVPSDTLVIGNYKVQRWDMHRQEFLESAPGLGMFVTVTTPDAEVLLSKLYGPQGTFSFTSYLSGEHAICLQSNSTRFVAIAGSKLRIHLDIRVGEHFLDESVVQAQDKVNEVKIKLEHLIEQIHHISREQNYEREREEKFRKTSEETNSNILWWAVTQTLMLISIGIWQIKSLRDFFISKKLV, encoded by the exons ATGAAAAGCCAATTAATAGGATTTCTCATGAACTTCTGGGCTTCCTTTTCActtgctttatattttcatagtggagaaagagaagagaaatgcaTAATTGAAGACGTTCCCAGTGACACACTGGTAATCG GGAATTACAAAGTACAACGTTGGGATATGCATAGACAAGAATTTCTTGAATCTGCTCCTGGTTTGGGAATGTTTGTAACTGTCACAACTCCTGATGCTGAG GTACTATTGTCAAAACTGTATGGGCCACaaggaacattttcttttacatccTATCTCTCTGGGGAGCATGCGATCTGTTTACAGTCTAATTCCACAAGATTTGTGGCAATTGCAGGAAGTAAACTG cgTATCCATTTGGACATTAGAGTTGGAGAACACTTTTTGGATGAATCTGTTGTTCAAGCCCAGGACAAAGTGaatgaagttaaaattaaacttGAACATCTAATTGAGCAAATTCATCACATATCAAGAGAACAAAACTATGAAAGA GAGCGTGAAGAAAAATTTCGGAAAACAAGTGAAGAAACCAACAGCAATATTTTGTGGTGGGCTGTTACACAGACATTAATGCTCATCTCTATTGGAATCTGGCAAATCAAATCTCTCCGAGATTTCTTTATATCTAAGAAGCTTGTTTAA
- the RNF212 gene encoding probable E3 SUMO-protein ligase RNF212 produces the protein MAVAVFCNNCFCEPRKPTPRFCLTSCGHVVCELCLQKGKKDECLICRTPCRTLFLSKQTSPDIQSLFMGVDTLCKKYSEEITQISEFQEKHRKHLLAYHRQKTVKLEESLKKVTEQMHQIQCMKPPEQTTQLPFSSTSRNPLSIPSRKQNGYSSYSLHPSHPSASEIMESMEIDRGPSPMRKPETLTGPTRLSLLTPPQDGRMGSVSYRSSQSSGIMSSQNSRAGSVRSTPIRLPHSGCSLTSSSSGSQSSRRGSWADFRTPPLYPFTSPSPQPSSTRHPITISGLLQRQHLGSTNFGGRSAER, from the exons ATGGCCGTCGCAGTCTTTTGCAACAACTGCTTCTGCGAGCCCCGCAAGCCCACACCGCGGTTCTGCCTGACGAGCTGCGGTCATGTTGTCTGCGAGCTCTGCCTCCAGAAAG GCAAAAAAGATGAATGTTTGATCTGTAGAACTCCTTGTCGTACATTATTCCTTTCAAAACAG ACAAGTCCTGATATTCAATCACTCTTCATGGGAGTAGATACCTTATGCAAGAAATATTCGGAAGAAATAACACAG attTCAGAATTTCAAGAAAAGCATCGTAAACATTTGTTAGCATACCACAGACAAAAG ACAGTAAAGTTGGAAGAATCTCTCAAGAAAGTAACAGAACAAATGCATCAGATACAATG CATGAAACCTCCCGAACAAACTACACAACTACCATTTTCCAGTACAAGTAGAAATCCACTTTCCA TTCcttcaagaaaacagaatggTTATTCTTCATATTCTCTTCATCCTAGTCATCCATCTGCTTCTgaaat AATGGAGTCAATGGAGATTGATCGTGGACCTTCGCCAATGAGGAAA CCTGAGACACTGACTGGTCCAACAAGATTATCACTATTAACTCCACCGCAAGATGGACGTATGG GTAGTGTATCCTACAGAAGTTCTCAGTCATCTGGAATAATGTCAAGTCAAAATAGTAGAGCAGGATCTGTAAG ATCCACACCTATACGACTACCACATAGTGGATGTTCACTCACATCGTCATCATCTGGATCACAAAGTAGCAGACGGGGGTCATGGGCTGATTTCAGAACCCCTCCATTGTACCCATTTACATCACCTTCCCCACAGCCATCTTCAACAAGACATCCGATCACCAtctctggacttctgcaaaggCAACATTTAG GATCAACTAATTTTGGAGGACGTTCAgcagaaagataa